From one Streptomyces sp. Q6 genomic stretch:
- a CDS encoding 5-carboxymethyl-2-hydroxymuconate delta isomerase — MPHITVDYSPRLAGAFDRAAFATALHALVLKGSGSRGTCKTFFRAATQTYVTGSGPDDVPMAHVEVALLPGRSESTMARLSRQILALLREHVGAGGGEDVVCSVEVRPLAAYSLYPTRQPEPVDAACSAPPPRDRVA; from the coding sequence GTGCCTCATATCACCGTCGACTACTCGCCCCGGCTGGCCGGGGCCTTCGACCGGGCCGCCTTCGCCACGGCCCTGCACGCCCTCGTCCTGAAGGGCTCGGGCTCGCGCGGCACCTGCAAGACGTTCTTCCGCGCCGCGACCCAGACGTACGTCACGGGTTCCGGGCCCGACGACGTGCCGATGGCACACGTGGAGGTGGCGCTGCTGCCGGGGCGCAGCGAGTCGACCATGGCGCGGCTCTCCCGGCAGATCCTCGCCCTGCTGCGCGAGCACGTCGGCGCGGGCGGCGGCGAGGACGTCGTGTGCTCGGTCGAGGTGCGGCCGCTCGCCGCGTACAGCCTCTACCCGACGCGGCAGCCGGAACCGGTCGACGCCGCGTGCTCCGCGCCGCCGCCGAGGGACCGGGTCGCATAG
- a CDS encoding ROK family transcriptional regulator, translating to MNSSDPSATPPKADKATVRRHNLSLVLRTVHDEGEATRAQVAGLVGLTRAAVSSLVDQLLTDGYLTEWGKTFSGQAGRPGTALKMARTGAAGLGVEINIDYVTVCVVDLAGTDRVRLVERMDNRSAAPTAVLAQAARIAARAMESAQEQELRPVAAELALPGLVSGGAVRQAPNLGWNRVPVEGLFAQALTALRPAHRALPVSADNEANLAAMAELWFGGCAGGDGEPPLRSFIYLTGEIGIGGALVLGGQLLRGAHGFAGEIGHVVVDAEGPACRCGARGCLEQYAGQSALLRAAGLDPESGAAGVAELESRARAGDQRALAALEDAGRHLGRVLSGAVNLVDPDAVMLGGAFRVLMPWLAPAADAELTARVVSGLWTPGNGRLRASSSSGDAARGAAARVVREVLADPAAYAARRTD from the coding sequence ATGAACAGCAGCGATCCCTCCGCGACCCCGCCCAAGGCCGACAAGGCGACCGTGCGCCGGCACAACCTCAGCCTCGTCCTGCGGACCGTCCACGACGAGGGGGAGGCCACCCGGGCCCAGGTCGCCGGACTGGTCGGGCTGACCCGGGCCGCGGTCTCCTCGCTCGTGGACCAGCTCCTCACCGACGGGTACCTCACCGAGTGGGGCAAGACCTTCAGCGGGCAGGCGGGACGGCCCGGCACGGCGCTGAAGATGGCGCGGACCGGGGCGGCCGGGCTCGGCGTCGAGATCAACATCGACTACGTCACCGTGTGCGTCGTCGACCTCGCGGGCACCGACCGCGTACGGCTCGTGGAGCGGATGGACAACCGGTCCGCCGCGCCCACCGCGGTGCTCGCGCAGGCGGCGCGGATCGCGGCCCGCGCGATGGAGTCGGCGCAGGAGCAGGAACTGCGTCCGGTGGCCGCCGAGTTGGCGCTGCCGGGCCTGGTCTCGGGCGGCGCGGTGCGCCAGGCGCCGAACCTGGGGTGGAACCGCGTCCCGGTGGAGGGCCTGTTCGCGCAGGCGCTCACCGCGCTGCGTCCGGCCCATCGGGCGCTGCCGGTCAGCGCCGACAACGAGGCGAACCTGGCGGCCATGGCCGAGCTGTGGTTCGGCGGGTGCGCGGGCGGCGACGGCGAGCCGCCGCTGCGCAGCTTCATCTATCTGACCGGCGAGATCGGCATCGGCGGCGCGCTGGTCCTCGGCGGTCAACTCCTGCGCGGCGCCCACGGGTTCGCCGGGGAGATCGGGCACGTCGTGGTGGACGCCGAGGGGCCCGCGTGCCGGTGCGGTGCGCGCGGCTGCCTGGAGCAGTACGCGGGCCAGTCGGCGCTGCTGCGTGCCGCGGGCCTCGACCCGGAGTCGGGGGCCGCGGGCGTCGCCGAGCTGGAGAGCCGCGCGCGGGCCGGTGACCAGCGGGCGCTGGCCGCCCTGGAGGACGCGGGGCGACACCTCGGCCGTGTGCTGTCGGGCGCCGTCAATCTGGTCGACCCGGACGCGGTGATGCTGGGCGGCGCCTTCCGCGTCCTGATGCCGTGGCTCGCCCCGGCCGCCGACGCGGAGCTGACGGCCCGGGTGGTGTCGGGCCTGTGGACGCCGGGCAACGGCCGCCTGCGGGCCTCGTCCTCGTCGGGCGACGCGGCGCGGGGCGCGGCCGCGCGGGTGGTCAGGGAGGTCCTGGCGGACCCGGCGGCGTACGCGGCGCGACGAACGGACTGA
- a CDS encoding GH1 family beta-glucosidase, with the protein MSDQTPLPVFPPGFVFGAATASYQIEGAANEDGRGPSIWDTYSHTPGRTDGGDTGDVACDHYHRYPEDVALLRDLGVDSYRFSIAWPRIQPTGQGPAEQKGLDFYSRLVDELLEAGIEPAATLYHWDLPQALEDKGGWRVRETAERFGEYTAIVAEHLADRVPRWITLNEPWCSAFLGYSVGRHAPGAQEGTGALAAAHHLLVGHGLAMKALRAAGVREAGITLNPDWNVAATDSAADRAAALRADTQHNLVWTDPLFAGRYPASEEDTWGELITGQDFRREGDLELIGQPLDFLGVNYYRPTLVADAPHREPDPALRVATDNRYAERPWPDVRRTAMGWPVVPETFTELLTDLKARYGDALPPIHITENGTAEHDEVSADGAVHDPDRVTYLHDHLTALRAAMDAGVDVRGYYVWSLLDNFEWALGYAKRFGIVRVDYDTLERTPKDSFHWYRKLIAAHRG; encoded by the coding sequence ATGAGCGACCAGACCCCCTTGCCCGTGTTCCCGCCCGGCTTCGTCTTCGGAGCGGCCACCGCCTCGTACCAGATCGAGGGTGCCGCGAACGAGGACGGCCGCGGCCCGTCCATCTGGGACACCTACAGCCACACCCCCGGCCGCACCGACGGCGGCGACACCGGCGACGTGGCCTGCGACCACTACCACCGCTACCCCGAGGACGTGGCGCTGCTGCGCGACCTCGGCGTCGACTCCTACCGCTTCTCGATCGCCTGGCCGCGCATCCAGCCCACCGGTCAGGGCCCGGCCGAGCAGAAGGGCCTCGACTTCTATTCGCGCCTGGTCGACGAGCTCCTGGAGGCGGGCATCGAGCCGGCCGCCACGCTCTACCACTGGGACCTGCCGCAGGCCCTGGAGGACAAGGGCGGCTGGCGGGTGCGGGAGACCGCCGAGCGCTTCGGCGAGTACACGGCGATCGTCGCCGAGCACCTCGCCGACCGCGTCCCGCGCTGGATCACCCTCAACGAGCCGTGGTGCAGCGCCTTCCTCGGCTACTCGGTCGGCCGGCACGCGCCCGGCGCGCAGGAGGGCACCGGCGCCCTGGCCGCCGCCCACCACCTGCTCGTCGGCCACGGCCTCGCCATGAAGGCGCTGCGCGCGGCCGGTGTGCGCGAGGCGGGCATCACCCTGAACCCGGACTGGAACGTCGCCGCCACGGACTCGGCCGCCGACCGCGCCGCCGCCCTGCGCGCCGACACCCAGCACAACCTGGTGTGGACCGACCCGCTGTTCGCGGGCCGCTACCCGGCCTCCGAGGAGGACACCTGGGGCGAGCTGATCACCGGCCAGGACTTCCGCCGCGAGGGCGACCTCGAACTGATCGGGCAGCCGCTCGACTTCCTCGGCGTCAACTACTACCGGCCCACCCTCGTCGCCGACGCCCCGCACCGCGAGCCCGACCCGGCGCTGCGCGTCGCCACGGACAACCGGTACGCGGAGCGCCCCTGGCCCGACGTACGGCGCACGGCGATGGGCTGGCCCGTCGTCCCCGAGACGTTCACCGAGCTGCTCACGGACCTCAAGGCGCGCTACGGCGACGCCCTGCCGCCGATCCACATCACGGAGAACGGCACCGCCGAGCACGACGAGGTCTCCGCCGACGGCGCGGTGCACGACCCGGACCGCGTCACCTACCTGCACGACCACCTCACGGCCCTGCGCGCCGCCATGGACGCGGGCGTCGACGTGCGCGGCTACTACGTCTGGTCGCTCCTGGACAACTTCGAGTGGGCGCTGGGCTACGCGAAGCGGTTCGGCATCGTCCGCGTCGACTACGACACGCTCGAACGCACCCCGAAGGACAGCTTCCACTGGTACCGGAAGCTGATCGCCGCGCACCGCGGCTGA
- a CDS encoding carbohydrate ABC transporter permease, translated as MATVSETTTAPKRRWGATVAGVVILAVMLFPLYWMINTALQPESGLLEVSPVPHSLDLSGFTSALSEQGGHLLTSLAVALGAVVICLAVAAPAAYGLAQFRLPGTKSIVFGTLITQMVPGIVIANALYSAYVDLGLVNSYFGLMLADASLGIPFAIVLMRSFMVAIPKEVIEAAEVDGASKIRTFVQVVLPMSRNSLITAGLFAFLYAWSDFMFALTLNTTDDVKPVTLGIYQYIGAHVGDWGSVMAASVLSAIPAAVLLVLAQKYIAAGITGGSVK; from the coding sequence ATGGCAACCGTCTCCGAGACCACCACCGCGCCCAAGCGCCGCTGGGGCGCCACCGTCGCCGGCGTCGTCATCCTCGCCGTGATGCTGTTCCCGCTGTACTGGATGATCAACACGGCGTTGCAGCCCGAGTCCGGGCTCCTCGAAGTCTCGCCCGTACCGCACTCCCTGGACCTGTCCGGCTTCACCTCGGCGCTCAGCGAGCAGGGTGGCCACCTGCTGACCTCGCTCGCCGTCGCCCTCGGCGCCGTCGTCATCTGCCTCGCCGTGGCCGCGCCCGCCGCGTACGGCCTCGCCCAGTTCCGGCTGCCCGGCACGAAGTCGATCGTCTTCGGCACCCTCATCACGCAGATGGTCCCGGGCATCGTCATCGCCAACGCCCTGTACAGCGCGTACGTCGATCTCGGCCTGGTCAACTCCTACTTCGGCCTGATGCTCGCCGACGCCTCGCTCGGCATCCCCTTCGCCATCGTCCTGATGCGCTCGTTCATGGTGGCCATCCCCAAGGAGGTCATCGAGGCGGCCGAGGTCGACGGCGCGAGCAAGATCCGCACGTTCGTCCAGGTCGTGCTGCCGATGAGCCGCAACTCCCTGATCACCGCGGGGCTGTTCGCGTTCCTGTACGCGTGGAGCGACTTCATGTTCGCCCTCACACTGAACACCACGGACGACGTCAAGCCCGTCACACTCGGCATCTACCAGTACATCGGCGCCCACGTCGGGGACTGGGGCTCCGTCATGGCGGCGTCCGTGCTGTCCGCGATCCCCGCCGCCGTGCTGCTCGTCCTCGCCCAGAAGTACATCGCCGCCGGGATCACCGGCGGATCCGTCAAGTAA
- a CDS encoding sugar ABC transporter permease — MSTTTASAPAVEPAAVAKTPRPQRARRRRRLSQWGFIAPAVVFMLLFFGYPLVRNVVMSFQDFSPSTFFDGKSPFNGTDNWSKVFEDDLFGKALWHTIVFTIGSLIGQFGIGLALAVFFTKKFPLNGFLRSLILLPWLVPMVVSGIVWRRILDQDTGVLNSFFDTLGLGGGHTPWLTSPSMALFSVIMVNIWIGIPFNMVILYGGLQEIPKELYEAASLDGASAWRTFRSITLPLLKPVITVVLVLGFMSTVKILDLILALTDGGPADSTQTLGTLTYQNSFVQLDFGAGAVVGNVLILISAVFAVFYLRANRSEGK, encoded by the coding sequence ATGTCGACCACCACCGCTTCGGCGCCCGCCGTCGAGCCTGCCGCTGTCGCGAAGACGCCCCGTCCGCAGCGCGCCCGGCGCCGCCGCAGACTCTCCCAGTGGGGGTTCATCGCCCCCGCCGTCGTCTTCATGCTGCTCTTCTTCGGCTACCCGCTCGTGCGCAACGTCGTGATGAGCTTCCAGGACTTCTCGCCGTCCACGTTCTTCGACGGCAAGTCCCCCTTCAACGGCACCGACAACTGGAGCAAGGTCTTCGAGGACGACCTCTTCGGCAAGGCGCTGTGGCACACGATCGTCTTCACGATCGGCTCGCTCATCGGCCAGTTCGGCATCGGCCTCGCGCTCGCCGTCTTCTTCACGAAGAAGTTCCCGCTCAACGGGTTCCTGCGCTCGCTGATCCTGCTGCCCTGGCTCGTCCCCATGGTCGTCTCCGGCATCGTGTGGCGCCGCATCCTCGACCAGGACACCGGAGTCCTCAACTCCTTCTTCGACACCCTCGGCCTCGGCGGCGGTCACACCCCGTGGCTGACCAGCCCGAGCATGGCGCTGTTCTCCGTGATCATGGTGAACATCTGGATCGGCATCCCGTTCAACATGGTGATCCTCTACGGCGGACTCCAGGAGATCCCCAAGGAGCTGTACGAGGCGGCGTCCCTGGACGGCGCGTCCGCCTGGCGCACCTTCCGCTCGATCACGCTGCCGCTGCTCAAGCCCGTCATCACGGTCGTCCTCGTCCTGGGCTTCATGTCGACGGTGAAGATCCTCGACCTGATCCTCGCCCTCACCGACGGCGGCCCGGCCGACTCCACCCAGACGCTCGGCACGCTCACGTACCAGAACTCCTTCGTGCAGCTGGACTTCGGCGCGGGCGCCGTCGTCGGCAACGTCCTCATCCTCATCTCCGCCGTCTTCGCGGTGTTCTACCTGCGGGCCAACCGCTCCGAGGGGAAGTGA
- a CDS encoding sugar ABC transporter substrate-binding protein, whose product MTAVPPPDATRAKRRRTGRRARRAAAPLTVVSALVATVALAGCGQQRDDDVYTVLNSSTDDSYHSWDAATLKRCSAQLGITIEQQSVPAAQVMTKSLRMASSKSLPDVIQFDASEMPTFAEPGGLVDLRTLGLSTQDIPKGIVDFGSYKGTYYGAARTVNTLALFYNKDLLKKAGLPVPTTWDEMRETAKKLTQGKQYGIALSAGGAEDGVFQFTPFMWSNGGDETELDSKNVAGALDYWKGLLKDGSLSKSTVNWTQADVNDQFMAGNAAMMINGPWQVETLNTKKSLHWGIAQIPVPKTGDKSVGPLGGAILTVPNTGDTAREKTAAKIIQCMSSEKEQITYARNSWMVPANEKAAAIWRKEVPELDALADQVATARSRTAKVGAGWSSVSLALQSAFQSALTGQNSAAALKKAQARATSGN is encoded by the coding sequence GTGACAGCAGTACCTCCACCGGACGCGACGCGCGCCAAGCGCCGCCGTACCGGCCGACGGGCCCGTCGAGCAGCGGCCCCGCTCACCGTTGTCTCCGCACTCGTCGCCACCGTCGCCCTCGCGGGCTGCGGCCAGCAGCGCGACGACGACGTGTACACGGTCCTCAACTCGTCGACCGACGACTCGTACCACAGCTGGGACGCCGCCACCCTCAAGCGGTGCAGCGCACAGCTGGGCATCACCATCGAGCAGCAGAGCGTCCCGGCCGCCCAGGTCATGACGAAGTCGCTGCGCATGGCGTCGTCGAAGTCCCTCCCGGACGTCATCCAGTTCGACGCCTCCGAGATGCCGACCTTCGCCGAGCCGGGCGGCCTGGTCGACCTGCGCACCCTCGGCCTGTCCACCCAGGACATCCCCAAGGGCATCGTCGACTTCGGGTCCTACAAGGGCACGTACTACGGCGCCGCGCGCACGGTGAACACCCTCGCCCTCTTCTACAACAAGGACCTCCTGAAGAAGGCCGGACTCCCCGTCCCCACCACCTGGGACGAGATGCGGGAGACCGCCAAGAAGCTCACCCAGGGCAAGCAGTACGGCATCGCGCTGAGCGCGGGCGGCGCGGAGGACGGCGTCTTCCAGTTCACCCCGTTCATGTGGTCCAACGGCGGTGACGAGACGGAGCTCGACTCCAAGAACGTCGCCGGGGCGCTCGACTACTGGAAGGGCCTCCTCAAGGACGGCTCGCTCTCCAAGTCGACCGTCAACTGGACGCAGGCCGACGTCAACGACCAGTTCATGGCCGGCAACGCCGCGATGATGATCAACGGCCCGTGGCAGGTGGAGACCCTCAACACCAAGAAGAGTCTGCACTGGGGGATCGCGCAGATCCCCGTCCCCAAGACCGGGGACAAGTCGGTCGGCCCGCTCGGCGGCGCCATCCTCACCGTGCCCAACACCGGTGACACGGCCCGCGAGAAGACCGCCGCGAAGATCATCCAGTGCATGTCCTCCGAGAAGGAGCAGATCACCTACGCGCGCAACAGCTGGATGGTCCCGGCGAACGAGAAGGCCGCCGCGATCTGGCGCAAGGAAGTGCCCGAACTCGACGCCCTCGCCGACCAGGTGGCCACCGCCCGCTCCCGTACCGCGAAGGTCGGAGCCGGCTGGTCGTCCGTGTCGCTGGCTCTCCAGAGCGCCTTCCAGTCCGCGCTCACCGGTCAGAACAGCGCCGCCGCGCTGAAGAAGGCGCAGGCCCGCGCCACGAGCGGGAACTGA
- the xylA gene encoding xylose isomerase, with the protein MSDRFTPTRDDQFTFGLWTVGWRGNDPFGDATRPALDPVESVHRLAELGAHGVTFHDDDLIPFGASDAERDAIVKRFRTALDATGLTVPMATTNLFTHPVFKDGGFTANDRDVRRFALRKTIRNIDLAVELGAKTYVAWGGREGAESGGAKDVRVALDRMKEAFDLLGEYVTEQGYDLRFAIEPKPNEPRGDILLPTIGHALAFIERLERPELVGVNPEVGHEQMAGLNFAHGIAQALWAGKLFHIDLNGQTGIKYDQDFRFGAGDVRQAFWLVDLLESAGYDGPRHFDFKPVRTDGIDGVWESAKNCMRNYLILKERSAAFRADPEVQQALRDSRLDQLARPTAEGLAELLADKASFEDFDVTAAAERSMAFERLDQLAMDHLLGVR; encoded by the coding sequence ATGTCCGACCGTTTCACCCCCACCCGCGACGACCAGTTCACCTTCGGTCTGTGGACCGTCGGCTGGCGGGGCAACGACCCCTTCGGTGACGCCACCCGCCCGGCGCTCGACCCGGTCGAGTCCGTGCACCGCCTGGCCGAACTCGGCGCGCACGGCGTCACGTTCCACGACGACGACCTCATCCCCTTCGGGGCCTCCGACGCCGAGCGCGACGCCATCGTCAAGCGGTTCCGCACCGCCCTCGACGCCACCGGCCTCACGGTCCCGATGGCGACGACGAACCTGTTCACGCACCCGGTCTTCAAGGACGGCGGCTTCACCGCCAACGACCGTGACGTCCGCCGGTTCGCGCTGCGCAAGACGATCCGCAACATCGACCTCGCCGTCGAGCTGGGGGCGAAGACGTACGTGGCGTGGGGCGGCCGCGAGGGTGCCGAGTCGGGCGGTGCGAAGGACGTGCGCGTCGCGCTCGACCGTATGAAGGAGGCCTTCGACCTCCTCGGCGAGTACGTCACGGAGCAGGGCTACGACCTCCGCTTCGCCATCGAGCCCAAGCCCAACGAGCCGCGCGGCGACATCCTGCTGCCCACCATCGGTCACGCCCTCGCGTTCATCGAGCGCCTGGAGCGCCCCGAACTCGTCGGCGTCAACCCCGAGGTGGGCCACGAGCAGATGGCCGGGCTCAACTTCGCGCACGGCATCGCGCAGGCGCTGTGGGCGGGCAAGCTCTTCCACATCGACCTCAACGGCCAGACCGGCATCAAGTACGACCAGGACTTCCGCTTCGGCGCCGGCGACGTCCGCCAGGCGTTCTGGCTCGTCGACCTCCTGGAGAGCGCCGGCTACGACGGCCCGCGCCACTTCGACTTCAAGCCGGTGCGCACCGACGGCATCGACGGCGTCTGGGAGTCCGCGAAGAACTGCATGCGCAACTACCTGATCCTCAAGGAGCGTTCGGCCGCCTTCCGCGCCGACCCCGAGGTCCAGCAGGCGCTGCGCGACTCCCGCCTCGATCAGCTCGCCCGGCCGACCGCCGAAGGACTCGCCGAACTCCTCGCCGACAAGGCGTCGTTCGAGGACTTCGACGTCACCGCGGCCGCCGAGCGCTCGATGGCCTTCGAGCGGCTCGACCAGCTCGCCATGGATCACCTGCTCGGCGTCCGCTGA